The genomic stretch tcgtttatatgttgcttagatcaatcaacccacatgctaaattacaactttgacaaagttagtttagttgcatctaaaacgacatagaaattgttgtcacatgatagggttaaaacaacgtttgaatatcatacatcgtacgtagctatgaccttgtttgaactccgacacttgacttagtagaggccgttatcgacgggcggggttgggtgtccttatgggcttcccaacacgtaccctcaccccttactcaagatctatggtttgtggatccgtctaaataccattggattacgagagtcattcaaatcgagtgatatagggtacaagtctttatctttaatcactcgtagtcgattggctttatgcttttcgatgaaaggtgtaaagttgacttgaacggttccaagttcccaaaaaacttggtggcgactctaatatgtcttaattcgattcgaaagaacctcgagtcgattatgtcaggtgtggatcccgcggacgcagttcccgagggccttgtccacacttaCCAATCAACAAACCCCTTCATTCCGGAGAGAAAGAGCGGTAAAAGAAAAGAGAGGGGGTATACAGACTTACATGCCTAGAATTTCAAATTCATCAACTTACCATAGCCCTCCAAGATGATAACATCAATAGACTGAAGCTAAAAAGTCCAACAAAacaaaaaggctatataaaaagTAGCTAATTTCACTATCTCAGGCAACATGACAAGTATAATGTTCATTGTTTGACACGGAGCACCAAACCTCCATTTTGGTTAGTACATTCTTATCTTTGAGAGCCCAAATTACAAAGGCTTCCTGTTGGATCAGAGGGATGCCAAAATGTACATAGGAGATAAcactaacaataacaataagaagatACAAAATAGTAGAGAAGTACTTAATATTCATCCATATAACATAGTTTTATCCAACATCCACGTTTCCCCAAAATTGATTAAGATGCTTAATTGAAAATCCCTAACCCTAATCCCTAAACTGATTAAAATAAACTAAATCCCTAAGCCCTATGATTTAAAAAACTGAATTCAATGATAAATGAGTATAAATAAGGGAAAATGAAGGAATCGCGATGACTTTTTATAGAAAACAAAATGGAAAACGCATACCTAGACCGACAATATCGGGTAACGTAGGTGACGAATTCTGGTAATGCGGATTTGAGGCAGCCAACGGTGAGCGTCGTTGAAGGTGAATAGGCCGACGGTACTCGGTGGGGTTGTCTCATTGAAagttcttctctctctctctctccaatGTCGATGAtaatagtgtttttttttttttgagaatagACCAGATGATTATAGAGCGGGATTTTCTGCGCCAAATATTAATAGTTGGATGCACAACAGATTTATTAAAATATATGATGTATTTTTTTATTAGATAGACATAGGTTATTATAATGTCCGATGtgtattaaagttataattaATAGACATCGGTTTGTTAAAACAACTGATGTATACAGAAttaaatagacatcggttttcttTAAAACTCTGATGTGCATTTCTTGTACATCAGTTTTTCAGAAACTCCGTTGTCCATTAAGTGATGTCCATAaggagttttgtagtagtgttccATGCTACCAAAGGAACTCTCTTgtactccacattcccatcccaaaGAAAATTTCTACAGATAGCCTCAATTTTTTTGATAGCTCCTTTTGGGATGATGAAAATAGATGCTCAGTATGAGTGCAATGTTGTTAGGACAGCTTTAATGAGGACCAGTCTCCCAGCATAAGACAGCTTCTTGGCACCTAAACCGTGGATTCTCTTGCAAATCTTTTCTATCAGCACATCACAGTCCTTCCTCCTAAGCCTTGTAGTTTGAATGGGCATCTCAAGATATTTGAAGGGAATGGATCCCTCCTTAAAACCAGACACACTGAGGATGTAATTCTTGAGAGTATCAGAGACCGCCCCATTGAAGTATGCATTAGACTTAGAAAGGCTTATTTTTAGGCCTGAAGTTTTTGAGAAGGTATTGAATGCCTTTAAAATAAGCAGCATGGAAGAGGCATCACCCTTACAGAACATGAGGacatcatctgcaaacataagaTTTGTAAGCTTTAATTCCTTGCAAAGAGGGTGAAATTTAAAACCTCTTCTCCTTGCAGCATAATGCATGGTTCTGGTTAGATAGTCTATGCATAAAGTGAAAAGTAAAGGGGATAAGGGATTCCCTTGTCTTAACCCCCTCTTCCCTTGGAAAAAACCAAAGTTCTCTCCATGAAGTGAGAGAGAAAAGGAGGTTGTGGAGACACATTGCATGATCAACTCTTTGAAATGTATAGGAAAATTCAAAGCATCCAGGAGCTGATTGATAAACTCCTAGTCAACTGTATCATAGGCCTTTTGTAGGTCAATCTTAAACATACATCTAGGAGATATGGTAGGCCTATTAATTATAGAGTCCTATCAAGTCTTGGCATATGAGAACATTTTCTAGGATACTCCTTCCCTTAATGAAAGCTCCTTGGTTTTGATCAACAATGTCAGGTAGAATGCTCCCAAGCCTCGTAGGATCCAAGTTTTTTTCATTAGATTTTGCAAAAatgaaattgtttttttttttaaaaagatgaaaaaaaaccatcattcttattttttttttcaaagaaaATTTATACAACAAACTTCTATTTATCCTTATATATTACAGGCCAACATTTCATGTTGAAAAcaaggattttttttttatttcataagTCACAAGGGCAATATAGTATCAAAGGGTGAAAGAATTCGACCTAAAATCTagggttttttttgtcaaacacaacctttaaaaaactttttttccaaacaccacctttaaaaaaaagtttgtaaaacacaacctttaataaaaatttttttgtaaaacacgacattttggcaaGAGTTTAACCACCTTGCAATAGGGTGACTTTAAGTCGATATTTGAGATAGCAAATGAGGTCGATTTGAGGTGTTCTTAGACTTTTTGGAAAGGTGGTAGTACAAGCTTTACAGGGGTTACCAATAAGGTGGTGATAGGTGGCCTTATGTAGGGATTattggtgtgtaaagtaaggctggtcaagGGTGTATTGGAGGTAAAAACAAATCAGAAAAACACCAATTCACTCCTtaaccagccttactttacacaccaatAGACTCCACGTAAGTCCACCTATCATCACCGTATTGATAACACCTAGAAAGCTTAtactcccacctttccaacgagtctaaaaacatttcaaaccgacctcgtttgctatcccaaacatcgactgaaagtcaCCTCATTACAAGTGTTCAAGCTCTAGCCAAACTGTcgtgtttaacaaaaaaaaaaattattaaaggttgtgtttcacaaacttttttttaaaggtggtgtttggaaaaaaaaaaaagttttttaaaggttgtgtttgaaaaaaaaccctaaaatctaTAACTCCCTTTATTTGTCCTAACACTAAAACTTGGAAAAGACgaacgttattgagagaccagtttttcgtacccttttatttgtattttgtgacccttttcttgttgtttgtgacatagtaatttcgtacatatttatataataaatgtacctattttatctttaatcatgatttgtacctattttattacctttaatACCACTTTTTCTAAAAATTGTAAAATAGTCTCTTgttctaatcatttgtttactttttttattctttgtgaagtGTTATTTTAAGTGGAGGCAAACAAATGATTGCAAGTTTGAGATGGGGGGAGCACCTAGTActcagttcatagactatacatctgaggtagtacctcttattgtttattttttgagttttttgagttctgttttagtataaagtttttgagcacttTTACTAaaatattacactaaaaaaatataatattgctcaaaaactataattataaatagtaatatgctcagaaaaaatgtgtatatgctcaaaaactataaggTTTGAGATACTGTCTCAAATGCGTAATCATTTTTCTCCCTAGTACCTCCATCTCAAGTACTTGAGACATTAGGTTTTaaatcaaaaatataaaataaaacaaattaggGTAGAATTGTATGGTGAtccaataaatatgaaaaataaagtCGTCTATATAAGTATCCCAAAATTCCTAGACTCCCAACTTGTCATCATTTCTCATCATTTAACATTCTTCAAAAACACCTAAAAAATTCCTCTCCTAATCTTCCTCAAGAAACAACAAATCTACAAAAACCCTTTCTCCTCAACAACTCCTTATTCCTGTCATTCACCATGACTTATAAACAAAGTACCACAAGACAACCATCACAAACCCTAGGATTCCATAACCAATCACGTTCCATAACCAAACTCCAACCCAAGATCCGAATTATTCACATGTATGCCCCTGAGATCATCAACACTGACGTCGCCAATTTCCGAGAGCTCGTCCAACGACTCACTGGTAAGCCAACGTCGGCCCAATGCAAAGGTAAAGATAAAGTTAATGATAAGAAGGGCAACCGGGATAGGATTGGGTGT from Silene latifolia isolate original U9 population chromosome 5, ASM4854445v1, whole genome shotgun sequence encodes the following:
- the LOC141655362 gene encoding uncharacterized protein LOC141655362 encodes the protein MHYAARRRGFKFHPLCKELKLTNLMFADDVLMFCKGDASSMLLILKAFNTFSKTSGLKISLSKSNAYFNGAVSDTLKNYILSVSGFKEGSIPFKYLEMPIQTTRLRRKDCDVLIEKICKRIHGLGAKKLSYAGRLVLIKAVLTTLHSY